The Janthinobacterium lividum genome has a window encoding:
- a CDS encoding AraC family transcriptional regulator has translation MSSTPHSAIDLSFRSYAEIGAPNRHDFVQLVLPVHGQLLLEIDGTEGKVDTQLGVVIPAHTWHAQHSKVANHSIILDVQAAAVATGCWQRLLERPYTAIGPGARKLIEYLGVMAQQQALTPAIVTGWTPLLLDTLLLGEPQPRSRLGALIARVQAEPGLPWSTASMARFASLSVSRLHALFREEQGNSPHAWLLQQRMARACDLLAASDASLAEIALAAGFSEQSALTRAMRDSMDVTPAAYRRACREKRSTRQ, from the coding sequence ATGTCCAGCACACCGCACTCTGCCATTGACCTCAGCTTTCGCAGCTATGCGGAAATCGGCGCGCCGAACCGGCATGATTTCGTGCAACTGGTGCTGCCCGTGCATGGCCAGCTGTTGCTGGAAATCGACGGCACGGAGGGGAAAGTCGATACGCAGTTGGGCGTGGTGATCCCGGCGCACACTTGGCATGCCCAGCATAGCAAGGTGGCCAACCATTCCATCATCCTCGATGTGCAGGCGGCCGCCGTGGCCACGGGCTGCTGGCAGCGCCTGCTGGAGCGTCCTTATACGGCGATCGGGCCGGGCGCCCGCAAGCTGATTGAATATCTGGGCGTCATGGCGCAGCAGCAGGCGCTGACACCGGCTATCGTCACAGGCTGGACGCCGCTATTGCTCGATACCTTGCTGCTGGGAGAGCCGCAACCCCGTTCGCGCCTGGGCGCGCTGATTGCCCGCGTGCAAGCCGAGCCGGGCTTGCCGTGGTCGACGGCGTCGATGGCGCGCTTTGCCAGTCTGAGCGTCAGCCGCCTGCACGCCCTGTTCCGCGAAGAACAGGGTAACAGTCCGCATGCCTGGCTGCTGCAGCAACGCATGGCGCGGGCTTGCGACTTGCTTGCCGCCAGCGACGCCAGCCTCGCCGAGATCGCGCTGGCGGCCGGCTTTTCCGAGCAGAGCGCACTGACGCGCGCCATGCGCGACAGCATGGATGTCACGCCTGCCGCCTACCGGCGCGCATGTCGCGAGAAACGGTCAACAAGGCAGTAG
- a CDS encoding Lrp/AsnC ligand binding domain-containing protein → MRILKESARGLDKLDRHILRILQQDGRISMKDLGEQVGLSITPCIERVKRMERDGVITGYHAKVNPAALGAKLLVFVEITLNQKSASAFEQFRREVLQIPEVQECHLVSGDFDYLIKARIHEMAEYRKLLGDMLLQLPGAAQSKSYVVMEEIKETLALSTEVLQSR, encoded by the coding sequence ATGAGAATCCTTAAAGAATCGGCACGTGGCCTCGACAAGCTGGATCGCCACATCCTGCGCATCCTGCAACAGGATGGCCGCATCTCGATGAAAGACCTCGGTGAACAGGTGGGACTGTCCATTACGCCCTGCATCGAGCGGGTCAAGCGCATGGAGCGCGACGGCGTCATCACGGGCTACCATGCCAAGGTGAACCCGGCCGCGCTGGGCGCCAAGCTGCTCGTTTTCGTAGAGATTACGCTCAATCAAAAATCCGCGTCCGCCTTCGAGCAATTCCGCCGCGAAGTGCTGCAAATTCCCGAAGTGCAGGAATGCCACCTGGTGTCGGGCGACTTCGACTACCTGATCAAGGCGCGCATCCATGAAATGGCCGAGTACCGCAAGCTGCTGGGCGACATGCTGCTGCAGCTGCCCGGCGCCGCGCAATCGAAAAGCTATGTGGTGATGGAAGAAATCAAGGAAACCCTGGCACTGTCGACCGAGGTATTGCAGAGCCGGTAA
- a CDS encoding NAD(P)H-dependent oxidoreductase — protein sequence MSQYQVAIIVGSLRKDSFNRKLADAIIKLAPPEFSFKHIDIGDLPLYNQDDDGAQAEQVLRLKSDISASQALLFLTPEYNRSIPGVLKNALDHGSRPYGQSVWGGKPGAVLGVSVGATGTALAQQHLRNVLAYLDVPLLGQPEMFIQAKDGLFDEHGGIGPASLGFFQGWMQRYVDWVRKHAIHA from the coding sequence ATGAGCCAATATCAAGTCGCAATCATCGTCGGCAGCCTGCGCAAGGATTCCTTCAACCGCAAGCTGGCCGATGCCATCATCAAGCTGGCGCCGCCCGAATTTTCCTTCAAGCACATCGACATCGGCGACTTGCCGCTGTACAACCAGGATGACGACGGTGCGCAAGCCGAGCAAGTGCTGCGCCTGAAGTCGGATATTTCCGCTTCGCAAGCCTTGCTCTTCCTCACCCCCGAATACAACCGTTCGATCCCTGGCGTGCTGAAAAACGCCCTCGACCACGGCTCGCGCCCTTACGGTCAGAGCGTGTGGGGCGGCAAGCCGGGCGCCGTGCTGGGCGTTTCCGTGGGCGCCACGGGTACGGCCCTGGCGCAGCAGCATTTGCGCAATGTGCTGGCCTACCTGGATGTGCCGCTGCTGGGGCAGCCCGAAATGTTTATCCAGGCCAAGGATGGCCTGTTTGACGAGCATGGCGGTATCGGTCCGGCCAGCCTCGGTTTCTTCCAGGGCTGGATGCAGCGCTACGTGGACTGGGTACGCAAGCACGCCATCCACGCTTGA
- a CDS encoding tetratricopeptide repeat protein: protein MQLPANFAHISAEQDWQHTTAYPPLGFTPFSEGALGNGDTFGLYWPIGREASEPIVVETWHDEWRIQPHFSSLAAFLQAHAAAEDEYVGTPSLANDPASPRAAFLEAKEQIAQRNPAAAIALLEAALAIVPEYTDALALLHGQYVRAGRFDAAVKVAIQAIISPPSFGGPPLKALQWLRTQTVPEGKLDPIWRACGQLSFNFGGSKENADYPVLLAAIATYVEQGNHVSASTLMQTYAELMSAETVSFQERYAFEPAAFLARQIAVSARLPQGSRDPATLWSSGRN from the coding sequence ATGCAACTACCCGCAAACTTCGCCCACATCTCGGCGGAACAAGACTGGCAACACACGACAGCGTATCCACCGCTCGGCTTCACCCCCTTTTCCGAAGGCGCGCTGGGCAATGGCGACACTTTCGGTCTGTACTGGCCCATCGGCCGCGAAGCGTCCGAACCGATCGTCGTCGAGACGTGGCATGACGAGTGGCGCATCCAGCCGCACTTTTCCAGTCTGGCGGCGTTTCTGCAAGCCCATGCAGCCGCGGAGGACGAGTATGTCGGCACGCCATCGCTGGCCAACGACCCTGCTTCGCCACGCGCCGCTTTCCTGGAGGCCAAGGAACAGATCGCGCAGCGCAATCCGGCCGCGGCCATCGCGCTGCTGGAAGCGGCGCTCGCCATCGTGCCCGAATATACGGACGCCCTGGCGCTGCTGCATGGCCAGTATGTGCGTGCAGGAAGATTCGATGCAGCCGTCAAGGTGGCCATCCAGGCGATCATATCGCCACCGTCCTTTGGCGGCCCGCCACTGAAAGCCTTGCAATGGCTGCGCACGCAGACGGTGCCGGAGGGGAAACTTGACCCCATCTGGCGCGCCTGCGGGCAGTTGTCGTTCAACTTTGGCGGCAGCAAGGAAAATGCCGATTATCCCGTGCTGCTGGCCGCCATAGCCACCTATGTGGAGCAAGGCAACCATGTTTCCGCCTCGACCCTGATGCAGACGTATGCTGAACTGATGAGCGCGGAAACCGTCTCGTTCCAGGAACGCTACGCCTTCGAGCCGGCCGCCTTCCTTGCACGGCAAATCGCCGTCAGCGCGAGGCTGCCCCAGGGCAGCCGGGACCCGGCGACGCTATGGTCGTCGGGCAGGAATTAG
- a CDS encoding helix-turn-helix domain-containing protein translates to MPTIPASSSPLSVAVIAFDGMTPFHLSVPCLVFGAQTDEADLPSFHVRVCAADPAPLRTAAGFGITPEFGLEGLEGADIVIMPAWHDDCRDAAQPLVAALQAASRRGARMVGLCLGAFPLAQAGLLDGKSAATHWGMADRLAARYPKVRVDREVLYVDDGAVLTSAGVAAGLDCCLYLLRQLAGAEVANRVARRLLVAPHRQGGQAQFIERPLPVSGSEGRFAEVLAGVTAKLDQAHSIDALAEQAAMSRRNFTRHFRQAMGTSFKQWLLNQRLAHAQGLLEKSAASIDVVAQEAGFGTALSLRQHFRANLQTSPSAYRKLFRQRSADGVA, encoded by the coding sequence ATGCCTACTATTCCTGCATCGTCCTCCCCCTTGAGCGTGGCCGTGATCGCCTTTGACGGCATGACGCCATTTCACTTGTCCGTGCCTTGCCTCGTGTTTGGCGCCCAGACGGACGAGGCCGATTTGCCGTCTTTTCACGTGCGCGTGTGTGCCGCTGACCCCGCGCCCCTGCGCACGGCGGCCGGCTTCGGCATCACGCCCGAATTCGGCCTGGAAGGGCTGGAGGGGGCCGATATCGTCATCATGCCGGCCTGGCACGATGATTGCCGCGATGCGGCGCAGCCCCTGGTCGCGGCGTTGCAGGCGGCCAGCCGGCGCGGTGCGCGCATGGTGGGCCTGTGTCTGGGCGCGTTTCCCCTGGCGCAGGCGGGCTTGTTGGATGGCAAGAGCGCTGCCACGCACTGGGGCATGGCGGATCGGCTGGCGGCCCGCTATCCCAAGGTCAGGGTGGACCGGGAAGTGTTGTACGTGGATGATGGCGCAGTACTCACGTCGGCCGGCGTGGCGGCCGGCCTCGATTGTTGCCTGTACTTGCTGCGCCAGTTGGCGGGCGCCGAGGTGGCCAATCGGGTGGCGCGCCGGCTGCTGGTGGCGCCGCACCGGCAGGGCGGGCAGGCGCAATTCATCGAGCGCCCGCTGCCCGTGTCCGGCAGCGAAGGGCGCTTTGCCGAAGTGCTGGCTGGCGTGACGGCCAAGCTGGACCAGGCGCACAGCATCGACGCGTTGGCCGAACAGGCCGCCATGAGCCGGCGCAATTTTACGCGCCACTTCCGCCAGGCCATGGGCACGTCGTTCAAGCAGTGGTTGCTGAACCAGCGCCTGGCGCATGCGCAAGGCTTGCTGGAAAAAAGCGCGGCGTCGATCGACGTCGTGGCGCAAGAGGCCGGCTTCGGCACGGCCCTGTCGCTGCGCCAGCATTTCCGGGCGAACTTGCAAACGTCGCCTTCGGCGTACCGCAAGTTGTTCCGACAGCGGTCGGCCGATGGCGTGGCCTGA
- the glpK gene encoding glycerol kinase GlpK: MTKYILALDQGTTSSRAILFDHAGRPHASAQREFRQIFPQPGWVEHDAGEIWASQEGVLQQVLRDSGVAASDVAGIGVTNQRETTVLWDRATGEPVANAIVWQDRRNAAYCEQLVEQGKADLIQQKTGLVLDAYFSATKLKWLLDNVPGARARAERGELAFGTVDSWLIYKMSSAHLTDTSNAARTMLFNIHTLQWDTDLLALLDIPASLLPDVVPSSGVAAHTHAALLGVSVPIAGIAGDQQAATFGQACLKPGMAKNTYGTGCFMLMNVGKRPLPSKNRLLTTVGWSLGPGSDKTDYLLEGSAFIAGAAVQWMRDGIGIIRDSSEVEALATSVPDSGGLVFVPAFAGLGAPYWDPYARGTLIGITRGTGKAHIARAALEGVAYQNVDVLSAMQDDAGVALSELRVDGGAARNDMLMQFQADILNVPVVRPVVTETTALGAAYLAGLAVGFWESQEEIAAQWQVGRRFEPSMAAGERLTRLHKWQRAVERSRDWSE, encoded by the coding sequence ATGACCAAATACATACTTGCTTTAGATCAGGGCACTACCAGTTCGCGCGCCATCCTGTTCGACCATGCGGGCCGGCCGCACGCCAGCGCGCAGCGCGAATTCCGCCAGATTTTCCCCCAGCCGGGCTGGGTCGAGCATGACGCGGGCGAAATCTGGGCTTCGCAAGAGGGCGTGCTGCAGCAGGTGCTGCGCGACAGCGGCGTGGCGGCAAGCGACGTGGCCGGCATCGGCGTGACCAACCAGCGCGAAACGACGGTGCTGTGGGACCGCGCCACGGGCGAGCCCGTCGCCAACGCCATCGTCTGGCAAGACCGCAGAAATGCGGCTTACTGCGAGCAACTGGTCGAGCAGGGCAAGGCGGACTTGATCCAGCAAAAAACGGGTCTCGTGCTGGACGCCTATTTTTCCGCTACCAAACTCAAATGGCTGCTCGACAACGTGCCCGGCGCCCGCGCGCGCGCCGAACGGGGAGAATTGGCCTTCGGCACGGTCGACAGCTGGCTGATCTACAAGATGAGCAGCGCCCACTTGACGGACACGAGTAACGCGGCGCGCACCATGCTGTTCAATATCCACACCTTGCAGTGGGACACGGACTTGCTGGCGCTGCTGGACATTCCCGCTTCCTTGCTGCCCGACGTCGTGCCCTCGAGCGGCGTGGCCGCCCACACGCATGCGGCGCTGCTGGGCGTCTCCGTACCGATCGCCGGCATCGCGGGCGATCAGCAGGCCGCCACCTTCGGCCAGGCGTGCTTAAAACCTGGCATGGCGAAGAATACCTACGGCACGGGCTGCTTCATGCTGATGAACGTGGGCAAGCGCCCCTTGCCATCGAAAAACCGGCTCTTGACGACGGTGGGCTGGAGCCTGGGACCGGGATCGGATAAAACTGATTATTTGCTCGAAGGCAGCGCCTTTATCGCGGGCGCAGCCGTGCAATGGATGCGCGATGGCATCGGCATCATCCGCGACTCGTCCGAAGTGGAAGCGCTGGCCACCAGCGTGCCCGATTCGGGCGGCCTGGTCTTCGTACCCGCGTTCGCGGGCCTCGGTGCGCCGTACTGGGACCCCTATGCGCGCGGCACCCTGATCGGCATCACGCGTGGCACGGGCAAGGCGCATATCGCGCGCGCGGCATTGGAGGGCGTGGCCTACCAGAACGTGGACGTCTTGTCCGCCATGCAGGACGACGCGGGCGTCGCGCTATCCGAATTGCGCGTCGACGGCGGCGCGGCCCGCAACGACATGCTGATGCAGTTCCAGGCTGACATATTAAATGTCCCCGTGGTGCGCCCCGTGGTGACGGAAACGACAGCCTTGGGCGCCGCCTATCTGGCGGGCCTGGCCGTGGGTTTCTGGGAATCGCAGGAGGAAATCGCCGCCCAGTGGCAGGTGGGGCGCCGTTTCGAACCGTCCATGGCGGCCGGCGAGCGCTTGACGCGGCTGCACAAGTGGCAGCGGGCAGTGGAGCGCTCGCGCGACTGGAGCGAGTAA
- a CDS encoding carboxymuconolactone decarboxylase family protein produces the protein MRLPLIAPQDLTPEQKPLYDDMRKGITSNFNDFIAVREDGALMGPWNPWLHEPAIGKAIWDLTLAMTANATLPDNVRQIAILVVGARYNAAYEIYAHIAVAEREGMSAERLATLVADVKPGDLDKHESVAYDLAYALSRAGTLPEPVYRLALATFGQHGTNELIYLVGLYALVSTTLNGFNVPVPERD, from the coding sequence ATGCGCCTGCCCCTGATCGCCCCGCAAGACCTGACGCCCGAACAGAAGCCGCTGTATGACGATATGCGCAAAGGCATCACCAGCAATTTCAACGATTTCATCGCCGTGCGCGAAGACGGCGCCCTGATGGGGCCATGGAATCCGTGGCTGCACGAACCGGCCATCGGCAAGGCCATCTGGGACCTGACCCTGGCCATGACGGCCAACGCCACGTTGCCCGACAACGTGCGCCAGATTGCCATCCTGGTGGTCGGCGCGCGCTACAACGCCGCCTATGAAATCTACGCCCACATCGCCGTCGCGGAGCGCGAAGGCATGTCGGCCGAGCGCCTGGCCACGCTGGTGGCCGACGTCAAGCCGGGCGACCTGGACAAGCATGAAAGCGTGGCCTACGACCTGGCCTACGCGCTCAGCCGCGCCGGCACGCTGCCGGAGCCGGTATACCGGCTGGCGCTGGCCACCTTTGGCCAGCACGGCACCAACGAACTCATTTACCTGGTGGGCCTGTACGCGCTGGTCTCGACCACGCTGAACGGCTTCAACGTGCCGGTGCCCGAACGCGACTGA
- a CDS encoding sensor domain-containing diguanylate cyclase codes for MNLRRLIVLVAFASALVSLANTFYASYSVQRQLLIDTTLEANHAYASKLASTAEDFLQSARQQLAYSAGSLPSRMGDGQWLTDEAQRLRLQTNSFNSVLIVDAQGKVLGVSPETLALKNRTLDSVGAIQALRERRPLVTQPYVSSAGNLVVFVSHPIVGKDGRYLGYVGGSIYLKQKNILYTMLGQHYYRDGSYLYVVDQSRRLLYHPDPERLGDVAGSNEVIDAIIAQQGGGNRRMHNSLGVDMLAGYAIMPSTGWGIVAQRPTAMTLAPLNQLMANTVWHSLPIALLTLPFIWWLASLISRPLVQLAEGARRMDVPGTAEHIAAIRSWYVEAAQIKKALLKGLALLQNKIGKLKTDVQTDPLTGLSNRRGMAAALDAWQAQARPFSVIAIDIDHFKQVNDQWGHAVGDDVILRLAQLMRACSRDADVLCRNGGDEFIMLLPDADLDVAMQVAERLRAKVAAAVIPGAGAVTVSLGVVSSSHGERSTDAVLLAADAALYVAKENGRNRVGLAEPA; via the coding sequence ATGAATTTGCGCCGTTTGATCGTGCTCGTGGCCTTTGCCAGTGCCCTGGTGTCCCTGGCGAATACGTTTTATGCCAGCTACAGCGTGCAGCGCCAGTTGCTGATCGATACCACCCTGGAAGCGAACCACGCGTATGCGAGCAAGCTGGCCAGCACGGCCGAGGATTTCCTGCAATCGGCGCGCCAGCAGCTCGCCTACAGCGCCGGCAGCCTGCCATCGCGCATGGGCGACGGGCAATGGCTGACGGACGAGGCGCAGCGCCTGCGCCTGCAAACGAACAGCTTCAATTCCGTGCTCATCGTCGATGCCCAGGGCAAGGTACTGGGCGTGTCACCGGAAACGCTGGCTCTGAAAAACCGCACGCTCGATTCGGTCGGCGCCATCCAGGCGCTGCGCGAGCGGCGCCCGCTGGTGACGCAGCCGTACGTGTCCTCGGCCGGCAACCTGGTGGTCTTCGTTTCGCATCCCATCGTCGGCAAGGATGGCCGCTACCTCGGCTATGTGGGCGGCAGCATTTACCTGAAACAGAAAAACATCCTGTACACCATGCTGGGCCAGCATTATTACCGCGACGGTTCCTACCTGTACGTGGTCGACCAGAGCCGGCGCCTGCTGTACCACCCGGATCCCGAGCGCCTGGGCGACGTGGCCGGCAGCAATGAAGTCATCGACGCCATCATCGCGCAGCAGGGCGGCGGCAACCGACGCATGCACAACAGCCTGGGCGTGGACATGCTGGCCGGCTACGCCATCATGCCGTCGACGGGCTGGGGCATCGTGGCGCAGCGCCCGACGGCCATGACCCTGGCCCCGCTGAACCAGTTGATGGCCAATACGGTCTGGCACTCCCTGCCGATCGCCTTGCTGACCCTGCCATTCATCTGGTGGCTGGCCAGCCTGATTTCGCGGCCCCTGGTGCAACTGGCCGAGGGCGCGCGTCGCATGGATGTGCCCGGCACGGCCGAACACATCGCCGCCATTCGCTCCTGGTATGTGGAGGCGGCGCAGATCAAGAAAGCCTTGCTGAAGGGCCTGGCGTTGCTGCAGAACAAGATCGGCAAGCTGAAGACCGACGTGCAGACGGACCCGCTGACAGGCCTGTCGAACCGGCGCGGCATGGCGGCGGCGCTGGACGCGTGGCAGGCGCAGGCGCGGCCGTTTTCCGTCATCGCCATCGACATCGACCATTTCAAGCAAGTCAACGACCAGTGGGGCCATGCCGTGGGCGACGACGTCATCCTGCGCCTGGCGCAGCTGATGCGCGCCTGTTCGCGCGATGCCGACGTGCTGTGCCGCAATGGCGGCGATGAATTCATCATGCTGCTGCCCGATGCCGACCTCGACGTGGCCATGCAGGTGGCCGAGCGCTTGCGCGCCAAGGTGGCGGCCGCCGTGATTCCCGGCGCGGGCGCCGTCACGGTCTCGCTGGGCGTGGTCTCGTCTTCGCACGGGGAGCGCAGCACGGACGCCGTGTTGCTGGCCGCCGACGCGGCCCTGTATGTGGCCAAGGAAAATGGCCGCAACCGCGTGGGTCTGGCCGAACCCGCCTGA
- a CDS encoding DMT family transporter → MHQENKSRLGMLAGIGAGALWGLVFLAPALIPAFQPLELSVGRYLAYGLIAAVLVAPSWRRLLRTLTWREWRGLIWLSLTGNIIYYVLLASAVQTGGVAMTSMVIGLLPLVVTLVGSRDRHAVPLRRLVPSLLLSSAGLLCISWQSLASPRHASLLGLLCALAALLSWTVYAVGNSRWLGRLRSVSAQEWNLLTGVVTGGAAVLLAIPVALAAPAAHGGTAWLQFAAVVTGVALLCSVVGNGLWNHASRVLPLTLMGQMIVFEFLFALLYGYLWEQRWPTLAEAAATMLLLAGVAACAAVHRPQRAAGTAAA, encoded by the coding sequence ATGCATCAAGAGAACAAGAGCCGGCTGGGCATGCTGGCCGGCATAGGCGCGGGTGCGCTATGGGGGCTGGTGTTCCTGGCGCCGGCGCTGATCCCCGCATTCCAGCCGCTGGAACTGTCCGTGGGCCGCTACCTGGCGTATGGCCTTATCGCGGCCGTGCTGGTCGCGCCATCGTGGCGGCGCCTGCTGCGCACCTTGACCTGGCGCGAATGGCGCGGGCTGATCTGGCTCAGTCTGACAGGCAATATTATCTATTACGTGCTGCTGGCCAGCGCCGTGCAGACGGGCGGCGTGGCCATGACGTCGATGGTGATCGGCTTGCTGCCGCTGGTCGTCACACTCGTGGGCAGCCGCGACCGGCACGCCGTGCCGCTGCGGCGCCTGGTCCCTTCGTTGCTGCTCAGCAGCGCCGGCTTGCTGTGCATCAGCTGGCAGTCGCTGGCCAGTCCCCGCCATGCATCGCTGCTGGGTTTGCTGTGCGCGCTGGCGGCGCTGCTGTCGTGGACGGTGTATGCGGTTGGCAATAGCCGCTGGCTGGGGCGGCTGCGCTCGGTCTCGGCGCAGGAGTGGAATTTGCTGACGGGCGTGGTCACGGGCGGTGCCGCGGTACTGCTGGCCATTCCCGTCGCGCTTGCCGCACCCGCCGCGCATGGCGGCACGGCCTGGCTGCAATTTGCCGCCGTCGTCACGGGAGTCGCGCTGCTGTGTTCTGTCGTTGGCAATGGCTTGTGGAACCATGCCAGCCGCGTCTTGCCGCTGACCCTGATGGGGCAGATGATCGTCTTTGAATTCCTGTTTGCCTTGCTGTACGGCTACTTGTGGGAGCAGCGCTGGCCCACGCTGGCCGAGGCAGCGGCCACCATGCTGTTGCTGGCAGGCGTGGCGGCTTGCGCCGCAGTGCACCGGCCGCAGCGGGCAGCCGGTACGGCGGCTGCCTGA
- a CDS encoding cysteine hydrolase family protein encodes MSTQAFTTPRRALLVIDVQNEYFTGDMPIEYPSVDISLPNIVTAMAAARAAGVPVVVVQHDAPEASPIFAKGSDGWQLHPQVAAFAADHRINKTMGSAFAGTDLRAWLDSHGIDTLSVIGYMTHNCDAATIYHAAHDGLQVEFLQDATGTLPYANAGGTASAEEIHRVFSTVFHSNFAAVASTQDWLDAVREGKPLEKDNIYLSNQRARKAQAN; translated from the coding sequence ATGTCCACCCAAGCTTTCACCACCCCGCGCCGCGCCCTGCTCGTCATCGATGTCCAAAACGAATACTTCACGGGCGACATGCCCATCGAATATCCGTCCGTCGACATCTCGCTGCCGAATATCGTCACCGCCATGGCTGCTGCCCGCGCCGCCGGCGTGCCCGTCGTCGTCGTCCAGCACGATGCGCCGGAAGCCTCCCCCATCTTCGCCAAGGGCAGCGACGGCTGGCAACTGCATCCGCAAGTGGCCGCTTTCGCCGCCGACCACCGCATCAACAAGACCATGGGCAGCGCCTTTGCGGGCACGGACTTGCGCGCCTGGCTGGACAGCCATGGCATCGATACCTTGAGCGTGATCGGCTACATGACGCACAACTGCGACGCCGCCACCATCTACCACGCCGCGCACGACGGCTTGCAGGTCGAGTTCCTACAGGACGCCACCGGCACCCTGCCCTACGCGAATGCGGGCGGCACGGCCAGCGCCGAGGAAATCCACCGCGTCTTCAGCACCGTGTTTCATTCGAATTTCGCCGCCGTCGCCAGCACGCAGGACTGGCTCGATGCCGTGCGCGAAGGCAAGCCATTGGAAAAGGACAATATTTATCTGTCGAACCAGCGTGCGCGCAAGGCGCAGGCGAACTGA
- a CDS encoding YdcF family protein has protein sequence MARPAPRLQARLDVALKQFQEHRAPRILVSGATGKEGFDEAASMARYLQSRGVPASAILEDNQGWTTDDTARNAATLMHQHGWRTAMVATQYFHVPRFRLALARAGIAVSGNVHAPYFELRDLYSVPRETVGYAVYYARP, from the coding sequence ATGGCACGCCCAGCCCCCCGACTGCAGGCGCGGCTCGACGTGGCGCTCAAGCAGTTCCAGGAACACAGGGCGCCGCGTATCCTTGTCAGCGGGGCGACGGGCAAGGAAGGTTTTGACGAGGCCGCATCGATGGCCCGCTACCTGCAATCGCGCGGCGTACCGGCCAGCGCCATCCTTGAGGATAATCAAGGCTGGACCACGGATGACACGGCCCGCAACGCGGCGACCCTGATGCACCAGCATGGCTGGCGCACGGCCATGGTTGCCACGCAATATTTTCACGTGCCCCGCTTCCGGCTGGCGCTGGCGCGGGCAGGCATCGCCGTCAGCGGCAACGTGCACGCGCCGTATTTTGAACTGCGCGACCTGTATTCCGTGCCGCGCGAAACGGTGGGCTACGCCGTGTACTACGCGCGGCCCTGA
- the alr gene encoding alanine racemase, which produces MPPKERSGAILTVDLDAVRANYRLLRDKAHPAACSAVVKSDAYGLGAAQVGAALYEEGCRHFFVAHLEEGISLRPHVAPDADIFVLHGPPVGTEGEFTAHGLTPVLNSEPQVAGWRAHAKALGKTLDAIVQVDTGMSRMGLSPQEIDGWLLDPHFLDGIKVRYIMSHLACADERSNPMNGEQLARFIAIRARLPQYRASLANSSGIFLSPDFHFDLVRPGAALYGIGPQGGEPNPLRSVVRLQGKVMQTRTIAAGDHVGYSRRYTASEPRQVATVSVGYADGWLRSMSNQGLAIVDGVKVPQIGAISMDSITLDVSAIAEERVVPGSLVDLICAEHPVDAVAAMANTIGYEVLTNLGGRYYREYRGLAGAAR; this is translated from the coding sequence ATGCCTCCAAAGGAACGTAGCGGCGCCATCCTGACGGTGGACCTGGACGCCGTGCGCGCCAACTACCGCTTGCTGCGCGACAAGGCGCACCCGGCCGCCTGTTCGGCCGTGGTGAAGTCCGACGCGTATGGCCTGGGCGCCGCGCAAGTGGGCGCGGCCCTGTATGAAGAGGGTTGCCGCCATTTCTTCGTGGCACACCTGGAAGAGGGCATCAGCCTGCGCCCGCACGTGGCGCCCGACGCGGACATCTTCGTGCTGCACGGCCCGCCCGTCGGCACGGAAGGCGAATTCACGGCCCACGGCTTGACGCCAGTGCTCAACAGCGAGCCGCAGGTGGCCGGCTGGCGCGCGCACGCCAAGGCATTGGGGAAAACCCTGGACGCCATCGTGCAAGTCGACACTGGCATGTCGCGCATGGGCCTGTCGCCGCAGGAAATCGACGGCTGGCTGCTTGACCCGCACTTTCTCGACGGCATCAAGGTGCGCTATATCATGAGCCACCTGGCGTGCGCTGACGAGCGGAGCAACCCCATGAATGGCGAGCAACTGGCCCGTTTCATCGCCATCCGCGCCCGTTTGCCGCAATACCGCGCCAGCCTGGCCAATTCCTCGGGCATCTTCTTGTCGCCCGATTTTCACTTTGACCTGGTGCGCCCCGGTGCTGCCCTGTACGGCATCGGGCCGCAGGGCGGCGAACCCAATCCCCTGCGCTCCGTGGTGCGCCTGCAAGGCAAGGTCATGCAGACGCGCACGATTGCCGCCGGCGACCACGTGGGCTACAGCCGCCGCTACACGGCCAGCGAGCCGCGCCAGGTGGCGACAGTGTCCGTCGGCTACGCCGATGGCTGGCTGCGCAGCATGAGCAACCAGGGCCTGGCCATCGTCGACGGCGTGAAAGTGCCGCAGATCGGCGCCATTTCGATGGATTCCATCACGCTCGACGTGAGCGCCATCGCCGAAGAGCGTGTCGTGCCGGGCAGCCTGGTCGACCTGATTTGCGCCGAACATCCGGTCGATGCCGTGGCGGCCATGGCCAACACCATCGGCTATGAGGTGCTGACCAACCTGGGCGGGCGCTACTACCGCGAGTACCGGGGATTGGCCGGCGCCGCACGCTAG